The following proteins are co-located in the Dietzia timorensis genome:
- a CDS encoding acyl-CoA synthetase, translating to MATLGGALALNARRHPDKTALIFGESTYSYEQLAARINQYAHALASLGVGKGDRVALLSPNSDAYILGLYGAFRLGAIAVPLNPRVPARELRYLLEDSGATVLLYSEGLAVVVAGLDELDPLPSAPQSLVLDEPAAQGIARLADTMPTTAPEVEVIEDDDCIILYTSGTTGRPKGAVFDHHRMLWVGNSVSALGMNIFDRNLHVAPMYHCAELVLFVMSGFSLGTTHVVLPAFEPKAVLDALEKHRITVFLGVPTMYQMLLQHPELGTRDLSAWRLGFFGAAPMPPSAATSLLATLPHVQFFQLCGQTEGGPTGIFLTPDEVRARPDATGRASITNAETRIVDDEGNDTAVGEPGEIIYRGETIMKGYWNKPEATADALRDGWLHSGDVAVRDADGFITIVDRMKDMIITGGRNVYSVEVEQALAGHPDVADVAVVGRPDEMFGESLIAVVTPVEGREVTLELLREYGSQFIAGYKLPRELITRPIPRNPSGKILKHVLRDAITEGTVATS from the coding sequence ATGGCCACTCTCGGAGGCGCCCTCGCGCTCAATGCCCGCCGGCACCCGGACAAGACCGCACTGATCTTCGGCGAGAGCACCTACTCGTACGAGCAGCTCGCGGCCCGGATCAATCAGTATGCGCACGCGTTGGCGTCGCTCGGAGTCGGCAAGGGCGACAGGGTGGCACTGCTGAGTCCGAACTCCGACGCGTACATCCTGGGCCTGTACGGAGCGTTCCGACTGGGGGCCATTGCCGTGCCTCTCAACCCTCGCGTGCCGGCCCGCGAACTTCGCTACCTGCTCGAGGACTCCGGTGCGACGGTGCTGCTGTACTCCGAGGGGCTCGCGGTGGTGGTGGCCGGCCTCGACGAACTCGATCCGCTGCCGTCCGCGCCGCAAAGTCTGGTGCTGGACGAGCCCGCCGCGCAGGGCATCGCGCGGCTCGCAGACACCATGCCGACCACCGCGCCGGAAGTGGAGGTCATCGAGGACGACGACTGCATTATCCTCTACACCTCGGGCACGACCGGGCGTCCCAAGGGAGCGGTGTTCGACCATCACCGCATGCTGTGGGTGGGGAACTCGGTTTCCGCACTCGGTATGAATATCTTCGACCGGAATCTGCACGTCGCGCCGATGTACCACTGCGCGGAGCTGGTCCTGTTCGTTATGTCAGGGTTCAGCCTGGGCACCACTCACGTGGTGCTGCCAGCGTTCGAGCCCAAGGCGGTCCTGGATGCGCTGGAGAAGCACCGCATCACCGTGTTCCTGGGCGTGCCCACCATGTACCAGATGCTGCTGCAGCACCCCGAGCTCGGCACGCGCGATCTGTCCGCGTGGCGGCTGGGCTTCTTCGGCGCCGCACCAATGCCGCCGAGCGCGGCGACCAGCTTGCTCGCCACCCTGCCGCACGTGCAGTTCTTCCAGCTGTGCGGCCAAACCGAAGGCGGCCCGACCGGCATCTTCCTCACTCCGGACGAAGTACGCGCCCGCCCAGATGCCACCGGACGGGCGTCCATCACTAACGCCGAGACGCGGATCGTCGACGACGAGGGCAACGACACCGCGGTCGGCGAGCCCGGGGAGATCATTTACCGAGGCGAGACCATCATGAAGGGCTACTGGAACAAGCCCGAGGCCACCGCCGATGCGCTCCGCGACGGCTGGCTGCACAGCGGCGACGTGGCGGTCCGGGACGCCGACGGGTTTATCACGATCGTTGATCGGATGAAGGACATGATCATCACGGGCGGGCGCAACGTGTACTCGGTGGAGGTCGAACAGGCCCTCGCCGGCCACCCGGACGTGGCCGATGTGGCGGTCGTCGGGCGGCCGGACGAGATGTTCGGGGAGAGCCTCATCGCCGTCGTCACCCCGGTCGAGGGCCGCGAGGTCACCTTGGAGTTGCTCCGCGAGTACGGATCCCAGTTCATTGCGGGTTACAAGCTTCCGCGCGAGCTCATCACCCGGCCCATTCCCCGTAACCCCTCGGGGAAGATTCTCAAGCACGTGCTGCGTGATGCAATCACGGAAGGCACAGTCGCCACCAGCTAA
- a CDS encoding recombinase family protein, giving the protein MIAGGYLDRGVSGRRRQRPALDRALAELRDGDEFVVTKLDRLGRSLRDLLDIADQIRREGASLTVGRTTYDPADPVGAMMFQVLGMTAEFEVAMNRARRLITASSVCGLVRGVYAPRGRRALTSCFPSLTRSAYCVWLFETSEGEDQGARNVRPDRGRTATVTAGSARRCAG; this is encoded by the coding sequence TTGATCGCCGGCGGATACCTCGACCGCGGTGTCAGTGGCCGGCGCCGTCAGCGCCCGGCGCTGGATCGGGCGCTGGCTGAACTGCGAGATGGCGACGAGTTCGTGGTAACCAAGCTCGACCGTCTCGGACGATCGCTGCGCGACCTGCTCGACATCGCGGACCAGATCCGGAGAGAGGGCGCATCACTGACTGTCGGGAGGACTACCTACGACCCCGCCGACCCGGTCGGTGCCATGATGTTCCAGGTACTCGGCATGACCGCCGAGTTCGAGGTCGCCATGAACCGAGCTCGGAGACTCATCACAGCCTCCAGCGTATGCGGCCTCGTGCGGGGCGTCTACGCCCCACGAGGACGCAGGGCGCTGACCAGCTGTTTCCCATCGCTCACTAGAAGTGCCTACTGTGTGTGGCTGTTTGAGACGAGCGAAGGCGAGGATCAAGGAGCACGGAACGTGCGACCGGATCGGGGACGAACGGCGACGGTGACAGCGGGATCGGCCAGACGGTGTGCTGGTTGA
- a CDS encoding CoA transferase: MSPRSLRPLAGIQVVSLATNLPGPLAVAGLRDLGAAVIKVEPPVGDALAVAAPSWYAELTQGVEVRRADLKSRSGLEELTRLLDTADVLVTAMRPSAFCRLGLGDLSDRYPRLCHVEIVGYDGADEEVAGHDLTYQARYGTIRPPHLPLVPVADTVGGERAISAALALLLARGQHDSGGHQRITLDAAAYDSAAALRHGLFGNGAPLGGALPSYNIYATADGHIALGALEPHFEARTREVLDCDGTSAAYTRAFAAHTTAHWEDLAARHDIPLTAVRDAHPATAQTTHAPTAPTT, translated from the coding sequence ATGAGTCCCAGATCGCTCCGACCCCTGGCCGGCATACAGGTCGTCTCTTTGGCTACCAACCTGCCCGGTCCGCTGGCCGTGGCAGGCCTTCGTGACCTCGGCGCAGCGGTGATCAAAGTGGAGCCGCCGGTGGGTGACGCCTTGGCCGTGGCCGCGCCCTCCTGGTACGCAGAACTGACACAGGGAGTGGAGGTTCGTCGGGCCGACCTCAAAAGTCGTAGCGGCCTGGAGGAGCTGACCAGGCTGCTCGATACGGCGGACGTGTTGGTGACCGCCATGCGCCCGTCAGCGTTCTGCCGACTCGGCCTCGGCGATCTCAGCGACCGCTACCCGCGGTTGTGCCATGTGGAGATCGTGGGCTACGACGGCGCCGACGAGGAGGTCGCGGGCCACGACCTGACATATCAGGCGAGATACGGCACCATCCGGCCGCCGCACCTGCCGCTGGTCCCGGTCGCCGACACCGTCGGTGGGGAGCGGGCCATCTCGGCCGCCCTGGCCCTGCTGCTGGCCCGGGGACAGCACGACTCCGGCGGACATCAACGCATCACTCTCGACGCGGCCGCGTACGACTCCGCGGCTGCCCTCCGGCACGGCCTGTTTGGCAATGGAGCACCACTGGGCGGGGCTCTGCCCTCCTACAACATCTATGCCACCGCCGACGGCCACATCGCCCTGGGGGCACTCGAACCGCACTTCGAGGCCCGCACCAGAGAAGTACTCGATTGCGACGGCACATCCGCCGCCTACACCCGCGCCTTCGCCGCGCACACCACGGCCCACTGGGAGGATCTGGCCGCGCGCCACGACATCCCGCTCACCGCCGTTCGCGATGCCCACCCGGCCACAGCGCAGACCACTCACGCGCCCACGGCGCCCACCACCTGA
- a CDS encoding Abi family protein, which yields MLSTPRANTYISAAGGDTAQAMALYGWNARIAAALMLPSHFAEISTRNAVDEAITAVYGPKWPWNQTFQQSLPSPKGHIYNPQRDLIQTRSREQTTGKVVAELKLSFWQAMFTARHDERIWHHQILSLFPNTAGKTAKELRKQVRDDLEVIRKLRNRIAHHEPIFARDLSDDLARMLDLVELRSTATAQWVRQMEEASTILTQRP from the coding sequence GTGCTGAGTACCCCTCGGGCAAACACCTACATCTCGGCGGCCGGCGGGGATACCGCCCAGGCCATGGCGCTCTACGGCTGGAACGCGCGCATCGCCGCCGCACTGATGCTGCCCTCGCATTTCGCCGAGATCTCCACACGCAATGCGGTCGACGAGGCAATTACCGCCGTGTACGGGCCCAAATGGCCGTGGAACCAGACTTTCCAGCAGAGTCTCCCCTCACCCAAAGGGCACATCTACAACCCGCAACGTGACCTAATCCAAACCCGCAGTCGCGAACAGACCACCGGGAAAGTGGTCGCAGAGTTGAAACTCTCGTTCTGGCAGGCCATGTTCACCGCTCGCCACGATGAGCGGATCTGGCACCACCAAATCCTGTCACTATTTCCCAATACCGCCGGGAAAACCGCCAAAGAGCTTCGCAAGCAGGTCCGCGACGACCTGGAGGTCATCCGGAAACTGCGGAACCGTATCGCCCACCACGAACCGATCTTCGCCCGAGACCTCTCCGACGACCTCGCGCGGATGCTTGATCTCGTCGAGCTGCGCTCCACCGCAACCGCACAGTGGGTCCGACAGATGGAAGAAGCCAGCACCATCCTCACCCAACGCCCGTAA
- a CDS encoding thiolase family protein: MTDSPQPRSSRATREAVIVDAVRTPVGKRGGALAAWHPADLLGATLSELVRRSDVAPEKIDDVIAGCVMTHDQQSSNIARHAVLSSGLPDSVPAVTVDRQCGSGQQAVAFAAHGVEAGSYDLAIACGVESMSQVALPSSLQPGAPLGPQYSPRELARYDGGLLVQGPSSELMNTRFDLSREELDAFSRRSHERALAATRDGRFETQLVPLRRDPLDDSSEPVTADEGIRAELDPEKMASLRAVFAEDGKTTAANSSQLSDGAAALLIADREFAEAHGLTPRARFVVHAVAAADPIIQFTAILESTRKALDRSGLTVDDIDLFEVNEAFAGVPLMFQKEFGVPDDKLNVNGGSVAVGHPLGSTGARMMTDLLTELERTGSRYGLQTICEAHGTANTTIIERL, encoded by the coding sequence ATGACCGACTCCCCCCAGCCCCGTAGTTCCCGAGCCACCCGCGAGGCCGTGATCGTCGATGCCGTCCGGACCCCGGTCGGCAAGCGCGGCGGGGCGCTGGCCGCCTGGCATCCCGCCGATCTGCTGGGGGCCACCCTCAGTGAACTGGTTCGCCGCAGTGATGTGGCGCCGGAGAAAATCGACGACGTGATCGCTGGCTGTGTGATGACGCACGACCAGCAGAGCTCCAACATCGCTCGCCATGCGGTGCTCTCCTCCGGCCTGCCCGATTCGGTGCCGGCCGTGACCGTGGACCGACAGTGCGGCTCGGGGCAGCAAGCTGTCGCATTTGCCGCCCACGGTGTGGAGGCGGGGTCCTACGACCTCGCCATCGCATGCGGCGTGGAGTCGATGTCACAGGTGGCGCTGCCATCCTCATTACAACCCGGCGCCCCGCTAGGCCCGCAATACTCCCCCCGCGAACTGGCCCGCTACGACGGCGGACTGCTGGTTCAAGGCCCGTCCAGTGAGCTGATGAACACCCGCTTCGACCTCAGCCGGGAGGAACTCGACGCCTTCAGCCGCCGGAGCCACGAGCGGGCGCTGGCTGCCACCCGCGACGGCCGCTTCGAGACCCAGCTGGTTCCGCTGCGCCGCGACCCGCTCGATGACTCCAGCGAGCCCGTGACCGCGGATGAGGGGATCCGGGCCGAGCTCGACCCAGAGAAGATGGCGTCCCTGCGGGCGGTGTTCGCCGAAGACGGCAAGACCACCGCAGCCAACTCCTCCCAGCTCAGCGACGGCGCCGCCGCACTACTCATCGCCGACCGCGAGTTCGCCGAGGCCCACGGGCTCACCCCCCGCGCCCGCTTCGTGGTCCACGCGGTCGCCGCGGCCGATCCGATCATCCAGTTCACCGCAATCCTCGAGTCCACCCGCAAGGCCCTGGACCGGTCGGGGCTCACGGTGGACGATATCGACCTGTTCGAGGTCAACGAAGCGTTCGCGGGAGTACCGCTGATGTTCCAAAAAGAGTTCGGCGTCCCCGACGACAAACTCAACGTCAACGGCGGCTCGGTGGCTGTCGGCCACCCCCTCGGATCCACCGGCGCCCGCATGATGACGGACCTGCTGACCGAACTCGAACGCACCGGCAGCCGATACGGGCTACAGACCATCTGCGAAGCCCACGGCACCGCTAACACCACCATCATCGAACGCCTCTGA
- a CDS encoding long-chain-fatty-acid--CoA ligase: MTSHPIVTGLPSTHGDSYQLNTTTLLRHSARTYPEQEIVFRTIDGGWDRYTYADMFERVGKSAHALTGLGAGPGTVVGILDWNSKRHMELYWAIPGIASVMLQMNLRLAPVDLAYVTDHAEASIVLVDESLLPVAEALVEQGVGVKTWVVMTDKPLSEISTTLPGVVHWEDALTAAESTFDWPMIDETSAYSACYTTGTTGRPKGVYYSHRGIYLHTLAEAAQLKMGDDDTVMVITPMFHGQGWGLPQSAIYSAAKVVLPGRYTAEDTSVLVDAMISESVTVANGAPAIFEPMLDYIRTLKTRPDFSRARLLSGATEPSLTLMRGFHDLTGADIIHAYGATETTPLVTVNAGLKHTLRDVLSEKEKWDLKRAQGLLVNGIDIKVVGPDGTELPHDGVSQGEVLMRGPWIIERYHKMEDKGGAFADGWWRSGDAGTIRPDGYLKLTDRIKDVVKSGGEWISSIDMENAIVAHPQVREAAVVGIEHPKWQERPVAIVVQEDGADLDVDDIHAVLEDKFAKWQLPDIVIFADALPRTSVGKLDKKTLRTDHADLYRGAEE, encoded by the coding sequence ATGACGTCCCACCCCATCGTCACCGGTCTGCCGTCGACACACGGTGACAGTTACCAGCTCAACACCACCACCCTGCTGCGGCACTCCGCCCGGACCTACCCCGAGCAGGAGATCGTATTCCGCACCATCGACGGGGGCTGGGACCGCTACACCTACGCAGACATGTTCGAGCGGGTCGGGAAGTCAGCCCACGCGCTCACCGGGCTGGGGGCCGGCCCCGGAACGGTGGTGGGAATCCTGGATTGGAACTCCAAACGCCATATGGAGCTGTACTGGGCGATTCCCGGTATCGCATCGGTGATGCTGCAGATGAACCTGCGGCTCGCCCCGGTGGACCTGGCCTATGTCACCGACCACGCCGAAGCCTCGATCGTGCTGGTCGACGAGTCCCTGCTGCCCGTGGCCGAGGCGCTGGTCGAGCAGGGCGTCGGGGTGAAGACCTGGGTGGTCATGACGGACAAGCCACTCTCGGAGATCTCCACCACCCTGCCCGGGGTCGTCCACTGGGAAGACGCGCTGACGGCCGCGGAATCGACCTTCGACTGGCCGATGATCGACGAAACCTCGGCGTACAGCGCGTGCTACACCACCGGCACCACCGGCCGCCCCAAGGGCGTGTACTACTCCCATCGCGGGATCTACCTCCACACTCTTGCCGAGGCAGCGCAGTTGAAGATGGGCGACGACGACACCGTCATGGTCATCACCCCGATGTTCCACGGCCAGGGCTGGGGACTGCCGCAGTCGGCCATCTACTCGGCCGCCAAGGTCGTGCTGCCCGGACGGTATACGGCCGAGGACACCTCTGTGCTGGTTGACGCGATGATCTCCGAGTCCGTCACCGTAGCCAACGGTGCCCCCGCGATCTTCGAGCCGATGCTCGACTACATCCGCACACTCAAGACGCGCCCGGACTTCAGCCGCGCCCGTCTGCTGTCCGGGGCGACCGAACCGTCGCTCACGCTCATGCGCGGCTTCCATGACCTCACCGGCGCCGACATCATCCACGCCTACGGCGCCACGGAGACCACTCCGCTGGTCACCGTCAACGCAGGCCTGAAGCACACGCTGCGGGACGTGCTCAGTGAGAAGGAGAAGTGGGATCTCAAGCGGGCCCAGGGTCTGCTGGTCAACGGGATCGACATCAAGGTCGTCGGACCGGACGGAACCGAACTACCCCACGACGGTGTCTCCCAGGGCGAGGTGCTCATGCGCGGCCCGTGGATCATCGAGCGCTACCACAAGATGGAAGACAAAGGCGGCGCGTTCGCCGATGGGTGGTGGCGCAGCGGCGATGCCGGCACGATCCGCCCCGACGGCTACCTCAAGCTGACCGACCGCATCAAGGACGTGGTCAAAAGCGGCGGCGAATGGATCTCCTCGATCGACATGGAAAACGCGATCGTCGCCCACCCACAGGTCCGCGAAGCCGCCGTGGTGGGGATCGAGCATCCCAAGTGGCAAGAGCGCCCGGTTGCGATCGTCGTCCAAGAAGACGGTGCCGATCTTGACGTCGACGACATCCACGCCGTGTTGGAAGACAAGTTCGCCAAGTGGCAACTGCCCGACATCGTCATCTTCGCCGACGCGCTGCCGCGCACCAGCGTCGGCAAGTTGGACAAAAAGACGCTACGCACCGACCACGCCGATCTCTACCGGGGAGCCGAGGAATGA
- a CDS encoding TetR/AcrR family transcriptional regulator: MDRPAQHSGDQDLTAKARIRNAALELYAANGEDRTPMRAVAAAAGVTVGLVVHHYGSKDGLREAVEQIVVERFASALASAPTDGAGEEIARVRNESVAEMLVRNPEVVNYLRRALLEPGGQRGQLLERLTELTHREVVAMRETGAASRGRADSVQVVDVIINQMGRLFLQPLVDAVWTHLGTFTHTEGRSKPELGVSVSGGGAVDRSHGSAT, from the coding sequence GTGGACCGCCCCGCCCAGCACTCCGGCGACCAAGATCTCACCGCCAAAGCGCGAATCCGCAACGCCGCTCTCGAGCTTTACGCGGCCAACGGCGAGGACCGCACACCGATGCGGGCGGTCGCGGCCGCCGCCGGGGTTACCGTAGGGCTGGTGGTCCATCACTACGGGTCCAAAGACGGCCTCCGCGAGGCCGTGGAGCAGATCGTCGTGGAGCGTTTTGCGTCGGCCCTTGCTTCGGCGCCGACCGACGGGGCCGGCGAAGAAATCGCTCGCGTCCGGAATGAATCCGTCGCGGAAATGCTGGTCAGAAACCCGGAGGTGGTCAACTATCTCCGCCGGGCGCTACTCGAACCCGGTGGTCAGCGGGGGCAACTGCTGGAGCGGCTCACCGAACTTACCCACCGGGAGGTCGTTGCGATGCGCGAGACCGGCGCGGCCTCGCGGGGTCGCGCCGACTCCGTCCAGGTGGTCGACGTGATCATCAACCAGATGGGCCGGCTGTTCCTGCAGCCGCTGGTGGATGCCGTCTGGACCCACCTCGGGACCTTTACCCACACCGAGGGGCGCAGCAAGCCCGAGCTCGGCGTGAGCGTGTCCGGGGGAGGAGCTGTCGATCGTTCCCACGGGTCAGCCACCTGA